A section of the Schistosoma haematobium chromosome ZW, whole genome shotgun sequence genome encodes:
- the MYO5C gene encoding Unconventional myosin-Vc (EggNog:ENOG410XQGU), whose translation MNKTIESQRLEIQDLHTRLNESKLKQVLLESTKAQNEELATSQKAELTEEIDKLKLTLQHSDEKILTITTNYEEQVNSLQIDKQHLIESLNQLKQQIENIHKLWNEEKIKYQHAQYNIQMLQIQIKHLNDDLKQALLIKPNLYLYQNNQHDHLIEQLNSIINHCNQLENENIQLKQTINIMSEQAKQFAQLSIINDNDHKLCKAIKQIYRLSIEKQSLIELSNRLQSKLRQLNQYQKQPISNNSNDDGGLNNIQNSMVNHLDMIDNVKNMKKLLNNNNESITMIKDNLNNAHLDNDHDQKQQQHQYHMTDDIESIITGKGSISTIFKLLDEVHSLDSENDIESLYGNRLIIQGKHKYIHNSKV comes from the exons atgaataaaacaattgaATCACAAAGGCTTGAAATTCAAGATTTGCACACGCGGTTAAATGAatccaaactgaagcaggtgttACTTGAATCAACTAAAGCTCAAAACGAAGAACTAGCAACGTCACAAAAAGCTGAGCTTACAGAAGAAATTGATAAACTGAA atTAACATTACAACATTCTGATGAAAAAATACTCACTATCACTACTAATTATGAAGAACAAGTGAATTCACTTCAAATAGATAAACAACATTTAATTGAATCATtgaatcaattaaaacaacaaattgaaaatattcacaaatTATGGAATGAAGAAAAAATCAAATATCAACATGCTCAATATAATATacaaatgttacaaatacaaataaaacatcTTAATGATGATTTAAAACAAGCATTATTAATAAAACCTAATctttatttatatcaaaataaTCAACATGATCATCTTATTGAACAATTAAATTCTATTATAAATCATTGTAATCAattagaaaatgaaaatatacaattaaaacaaacaataaatataatgtCAGAACAAGCGAAACAATTTGCTCAATTATCAATCATAAATGATAATGATCATAAATTATGTAAAGCAATTAAACAAATTTATCGATTATCTATAGAAAAACAATCATTAATTGAATTAAGTAATAGACTTCAATCGAAATTACGTCAATTAAATCAATATCAAAAACAACCAatcagtaataatagtaatgatgatgGTGGTTTAAACAATATTCAAAATTCAATGGTCAATCATTTAGATATGATAGATAatgtaaaaaatatgaaaaaactgttaaataataataatgaatctaTTACTATGATAAAAGATAATCTAAATAATGCTCATTTAGATAATGATCATGATCAGAAACAGCAACAACATCAGTATCATATGACTGATGATATTGAATCAATAATAACAGGGAAAGGATCTATTTCTactatatttaaattattagatgaagTTCATTCATTAGATAGTGAAAATGATATTGAAAGTTTATATGGAAATAGATTAATTATACAAGGAAAACATAAATATATCCATAATTCTAAAGTATAA
- the MYO5C gene encoding Unconventional myosin-Vc, variant 2 (EggNog:ENOG41KOG0161~COG:Z), whose product MFAPSGSLGNSKLDEVLAKDIEVKQLLHNEINELKFNSDQLQKNLDLKTSQFEKLKRDFIFNFRLIKERDLAINKLSGRVSSLINNIHSRDILISEIKVSLDRTQSELAQVKSSEAKLREDIEESLHETVKREQKLLEKHNAIIEVLRKTETEERIKLQNNINRLQSELEKERLHAAVELQTAIDDAVKEKGRLRADTAQKIFDLELRIHLANESVELANKTKHDYIKELSSKEEEICNLNCTLNEMNKTIESQRLEIQDLHTRLNESKLKQVLLESTKAQNEELATSQKAELTEEIDKLKLTLQHSDEKILTITTNYEEQVNSLQIDKQHLIESLNQLKQQIENIHKLWNEEKIKYQHAQYNIQMLQIQIKHLNDDLKQALLIKPNLYLYQNNQHDHLIEQLNSIINHCNQLENENIQLKQTINIMSEQAKQFAQLSIINDNDHKLCKAIKQIYRLSIEKQSLIELSNRLQSKLRQLNQYQKQPISNNSNDDGGLNNIQNSMVNHLDMIDNVKNMKKLLNNNNESITMIKDNLNNAHLDNDHDQKQQQHQYHMTDDIESIITGKGSISTIFKLLDEVHSLDSENDIESLYGNRLIIQGKHKYIHNSKV is encoded by the exons ATGTTTGCTCCATCTGGAAGTCTTGGTAATAGTAAACTGGATGAAg TTTTAGCAAAGGATATTGAAGTAAAACAACTACTGCACAATGAAATTAATGAACTTAAATTCAATTCTGATCAACTTCAAAAGAATCTCGATCTTAAAACATCACAGTTTGAAAAACTAAAACGTGACTTCATTTTTAATTTTCGGTTAATCAAGGAGCGAGATCTGGCGATTAATAAACTTAGTGGACGTGTCTCTTCTctaatcaat AATATTCATTCGAGGGATATTCTAATTAGTGAAATCAAAGTTTCCTTAGATCGTACACAATCAGAGCTTGCACAGGTGAAATCATCGGAAGCAAAATTAAGAGAGGACATTGAAGAATCTCTCCACGAAACTGTCAAACGAGAACAAAAGCTACTTGAAAAACACAATGCAATAATTGAGGTATTAAGAAAAACTGAAACTGAAGAACGCATCAAATTGCAAAACAATATTAATCGTCTTCAGTCAGAACTTGAGAAGGAAAGACTTCATGCCGCTGTTGAACTGCAGACTGCAATCGACGACGCAGTGAAAGAGAAAGGAAGACTCAGAGCTGATACTGCACAAAAGATCTTTGACCTAGAATTACGTATCCATCTTGCAAATGAGTCTGTTGAACTAGCTAATAAAACTAAACATGATTATATAAAAGAATTATCATCTAAGGAGGAAGAAATATGCAATTTAAACTGTACATTAAacgaaatgaataaaacaattgaATCACAAAGGCTTGAAATTCAAGATTTGCACACGCGGTTAAATGAatccaaactgaagcaggtgttACTTGAATCAACTAAAGCTCAAAACGAAGAACTAGCAACGTCACAAAAAGCTGAGCTTACAGAAGAAATTGATAAACTGAA atTAACATTACAACATTCTGATGAAAAAATACTCACTATCACTACTAATTATGAAGAACAAGTGAATTCACTTCAAATAGATAAACAACATTTAATTGAATCATtgaatcaattaaaacaacaaattgaaaatattcacaaatTATGGAATGAAGAAAAAATCAAATATCAACATGCTCAATATAATATacaaatgttacaaatacaaataaaacatcTTAATGATGATTTAAAACAAGCATTATTAATAAAACCTAATctttatttatatcaaaataaTCAACATGATCATCTTATTGAACAATTAAATTCTATTATAAATCATTGTAATCAattagaaaatgaaaatatacaattaaaacaaacaataaatataatgtCAGAACAAGCGAAACAATTTGCTCAATTATCAATCATAAATGATAATGATCATAAATTATGTAAAGCAATTAAACAAATTTATCGATTATCTATAGAAAAACAATCATTAATTGAATTAAGTAATAGACTTCAATCGAAATTACGTCAATTAAATCAATATCAAAAACAACCAatcagtaataatagtaatgatgatgGTGGTTTAAACAATATTCAAAATTCAATGGTCAATCATTTAGATATGATAGATAatgtaaaaaatatgaaaaaactgttaaataataataatgaatctaTTACTATGATAAAAGATAATCTAAATAATGCTCATTTAGATAATGATCATGATCAGAAACAGCAACAACATCAGTATCATATGACTGATGATATTGAATCAATAATAACAGGGAAAGGATCTATTTCTactatatttaaattattagatgaagTTCATTCATTAGATAGTGAAAATGATATTGAAAGTTTATATGGAAATAGATTAATTATACAAGGAAAACATAAATATATCCATAATTCTAAAGTATAA